Proteins encoded by one window of Caldisericaceae bacterium:
- the rpsQ gene encoding 30S ribosomal protein S17, whose product MGKKELVGKVVSVYMKTVVVQVERVGVHPLYGKRIKTFTKYYSHDEDNKVKVGDVVKIRQTRPLSKLKRWRVVEILSGGE is encoded by the coding sequence ATGGGCAAGAAAGAACTTGTTGGCAAAGTCGTAAGTGTTTATATGAAAACCGTTGTTGTGCAAGTTGAAAGAGTTGGTGTTCATCCTCTTTATGGAAAGAGAATTAAGACTTTTACTAAATATTATTCTCACGACGAGGACAACAAAGTAAAAGTGGGCGATGTTGTAAAAATTAGACAAACGAGGCCACTTAGTAAACTTAAAAGATGGAGAGTTGTTGAGATTCTTAGTGGAGGTGAATAA